Genomic DNA from Halorussus rarus:
TCGGACGACGGGCTCCTCGAAATCGAACTCGACCGGCCCGAGCGCATGAACGCGCTGTCGACCGATTTGCTGGACGAAATCGACGACCTGCTGTCGTCGGCCGACGTCGACGAGGTCCGGTGCGTCACCTTCGAGGGCGCGGGCGATCGGGCGTTCAGCGCCGGCGCCGACATCGGCGGATTCGCCGACGTCGACCCCACCGACGCGATGGACGTCACGCCCGCGTTCGAGACGGTCAACGACTTCGAGCGTCCGGTCGTCGCGAAGGTCGACGGCTACTGTCTGGGTGCGGGGCTGGAGCTTGCGCTCGCCTGCGACCTCCGCATCGCGACCGAGGGGAGCGAGTTCGGCTCGCCCGAGATCGGCCTGGGGCTCATCCCCGGCGGCGGCGGCACCCAGCGCCTGCTCCGCCTGCTCGGCGAGACCCGCGCGAAGGAACTCGTCTTTCGGGGCAACCGCATCGACGCCGAGCGGGCCGAGGAGTGGGGGCTGATCAACCGCGCCGTCCCCGCCTCGGAGTTCGAGGACACCGTCGCCGAGTTCGTCGACGACGTGCTGGAGGGCCCGCCCATCGGGCTCAAGGTCGCCAAGAAGGTGCTGAACGAGGGCGCCGACGCCAGCCTCGACGCCGCGCTCGCCCTCGAGAGCCAGGGGTTCGGCCTGCTCATGGGCACGGAGGACGTCCGCGAGGGGACCGCGGCGTTCCGCGACGACCGCGAGCCGGAGTTCCGCGGTGAGTAATCCCATGGGCGAGGAGCGATCCGCCGACGCCGCGACCCAGATGCAGGCGTTCGTCGACCGCCACGGCTACCTCTCGTGGCTCGGGGTGACCGTCGAGGACGTCGCGCCCGGCCGGCTGGTGATGTCGGTCCCGTACGACGAGAAGCTGGTCAACCCCGACCCGGAGGGGACCCCGGTCGTCCACGGCGGCATCGCCGCGACGCTGGTCGACACCGCCAGCGGGTTCGTCCTCCGGACCACGTTCGACGACCCCGCCGAGGCCGCGCTCACGACCGCCGACCTCAACGTCTCGTACCTCCGGCCGGCGACCGGCGACCTCCGGGCCCAGGCCGAGGTGGTCCGGGCCGGCGGGTCGATGGGCGTGACCGAGGTGACCGTGACGAGCGCGGACCCCGGGAGTGCGGACCCCGAGGACGACGGCGAGGAACCGACCGAAGTCGCGGTCGGACGGGCGAGCTACCGGCTGTTCCGAGAAGAGGGGAAGGACCGGTGACCGTCCCCTTCGAGGAACTGGAAGTCGGTCGCACCGTCACGACGCCCACGCGGACTATCACCGAGGCCGACGTCACGAACTTCGCCGGCGTCAGCGGCGACTTCAATCCACTCCACACGAGCAAGGCCGCGGGCGAGGCGTCGGCCTTCGGCGAGCGAGTCGCCCACGGCGCGCTCGTGTTCTCCGCGATGACCGGGCTGACCCGGCGGGTCCGCGCCGAGCGGGCCGAGGTGGTGGCGTTCTACGGCGTCGACCGCCTGCGGTTCACCGGCCCGGTGCGACTGGGCGATACGATCCGGGTAGAACTCGAACTGGTCGAGAAGGAGGAGCGAGACCACCCGACGGCGAGCGGCGTGGTCCGGTACGAGGCCGAGGTGGTGACCCAGGACGACGAGACCGTGCTGTCGTGCGAACTGCTCTCGCTCGTGAAGTAGGCTGGGCCGAGGGCGGTTCAGACCGATCGAAGCGGCGATTCGTCCGGTGTGGGTGGTCCCGAGTTGTTCGGCGGGAACGGCCCTCCGACGCCCGCTACTCCCGGTACTCGCCGTTCAGACCCTCGAATATCTCGGGGTCGGTGCCGAACTTGAGCACGTTGTGGATGACCGAGTTGCGGATGTTGGCGATGACGTCGCCGTGCTCCTTGTAGCACTCGTGGATCCAGCGCGACTCGTCCGCCCTGGTCGGGAACATCATCACGGTCTTCCACTGGTACTCGCCGTCCGAGAGGAAGTAGAACAGGGTGTGGGGGTCGTCGCGGATGTACTCCATGGCGTCGCGCCACCCCTCCGCGAAGTGCTCGGTGTTGAACTTGAACTCGAAGAGGCCGAAGATGTAGTACTCCTCGTTCGGGATGATGGCCTCCCGGAACACGCCCTCGTTGCGCATCTCGCGGATGGACTCGCTGACCGTGACGTGCGAGACCTCGATGTCGTACTCCTCGGCGAGGATGGTGGTGAGCTCCCGCGACGAGAGCTGGGGGTCGCGGGTCAGCTCCCGGAGGATCGCGATGTCGCGGTCCTTGAAGCTCCAGTTCGGCGGGTCCGCTCCGTTAGTCATGGTAGGTGGTTCCCACGAGCGGTTTATGACCCTTGCTCTTTCAGGAACGATTCGAGCCGGTCGCGGTAGGCCTCGGTTCGGTCCTCGACGACCCAGTGGTACGCGTCGTCGAGCGTCACCACCTCGGCGCTGCCGATATCGTCGGCGAGACGCTCGGCGTACGAGAGTGGTTGGAGGACGTCGTCGCCGCCCCACAGCAGCAGCGTCTCGGCGTCGATGGCCCCGTAGTCGAGTTCGGTGGTGTGGTTCGTGTTGGTCGCGACAGCGTTCCGCGACAGCGACAGTTTGCCTTCCTCGGACTGCCAGGGCGCCTTCATCCCCTCGACGAACTCCTCGTGGCCCCCGTCGTCGTAGAGGCCGTCGGCGAACGCGAAGTCGAGTTTGGCGTCGAGCTCCTCGTCCGACAGCTCGGCGGTCGACGGGAGCCCGAGGTCGTTGACGAACTCGACCGGCCACGAGTCGT
This window encodes:
- a CDS encoding PaaI family thioesterase, which encodes MGEERSADAATQMQAFVDRHGYLSWLGVTVEDVAPGRLVMSVPYDEKLVNPDPEGTPVVHGGIAATLVDTASGFVLRTTFDDPAEAALTTADLNVSYLRPATGDLRAQAEVVRAGGSMGVTEVTVTSADPGSADPEDDGEEPTEVAVGRASYRLFREEGKDR
- a CDS encoding MaoC/PaaZ C-terminal domain-containing protein, which produces MTVPFEELEVGRTVTTPTRTITEADVTNFAGVSGDFNPLHTSKAAGEASAFGERVAHGALVFSAMTGLTRRVRAERAEVVAFYGVDRLRFTGPVRLGDTIRVELELVEKEERDHPTASGVVRYEAEVVTQDDETVLSCELLSLVK
- a CDS encoding Lrp/AsnC family transcriptional regulator, coding for MTNGADPPNWSFKDRDIAILRELTRDPQLSSRELTTILAEEYDIEVSHVTVSESIREMRNEGVFREAIIPNEEYYIFGLFEFKFNTEHFAEGWRDAMEYIRDDPHTLFYFLSDGEYQWKTVMMFPTRADESRWIHECYKEHGDVIANIRNSVIHNVLKFGTDPEIFEGLNGEYRE